Proteins encoded in a region of the Sphingomonas jaspsi DSM 18422 genome:
- a CDS encoding CBU_0592 family membrane protein, producing MLVAAGMIGVLLGMLNYGLLVTGRVVSDGPAYLVLNIVAAALVLSSLFEQFNLPTLMINAFYGGVSIWGLWRNYVARSRTA from the coding sequence GTGCTCGTCGCAGCCGGCATGATCGGCGTGCTCTTGGGCATGCTGAACTACGGGCTGCTCGTAACCGGCCGGGTCGTCTCTGACGGCCCGGCCTACCTCGTTCTCAACATCGTCGCGGCGGCGCTCGTGCTGTCGTCGCTCTTCGAACAATTCAATCTGCCCACCCTGATGATCAACGCCTTCTACGGCGGGGTCAGCATCTGGGGGCTGTGGAGAAATTATGTCGCGCGTTCTCGAACTGCTTGA
- a CDS encoding helicase-related protein has product MNDNNAKPTLRGYQVTDLGFHIANPKSLNLSDPGTGKTPTACVLFYYWWARKGWRTIWAMPKSLMEKNRDELLRFTDFAPEDVVILESDFEPLKKSWTGPTFWRTKTIRTPRVRILDHDLAIVGPPTTAHEIKTHRPDDDIVEVNDDGQMRPLGSKAPFAANDLPGIRVKVLAGPDGKPMFDEVKVEEEAADLIKSPKIKVAPRKYKHVDDPKVFICTFAFLRNNYERLLKVWPTIGGFGIDELHMGYSTPGSEQTTSFYHVANHCQGLLGMTGTLIDGRLDSAFPVIHAIEPRYYGGLPGFHHEHAAWINDFGKVETWKNEEKLKGILGRHAVRHDFEEVYGKEPVYFTPIEETTLDMFPEQQAAYDEFHEQAMLELEDGRILDGSLPGVAVIRATQIMAHPETMGLAKGEVTAKDRRLMEYAVEGRPLLVFSAAQAEQERCVVRLQECGLKVGLINANVSTAMRGAIDRDFRNGKLDAIVGSGPTVAVGYNWERADHVVGVSWDYKDVNFVQAYRRASRGSRTTILRVSSLVYRNSIDFRKLDILSSKSQLAARVDDTRKVLQFW; this is encoded by the coding sequence ATGAACGACAATAACGCCAAGCCGACCCTGCGTGGCTACCAGGTCACCGACCTGGGCTTCCACATCGCGAACCCCAAGTCGCTCAACCTGTCCGACCCCGGCACCGGCAAGACGCCGACCGCCTGCGTGCTCTTCTACTACTGGTGGGCGCGCAAGGGCTGGCGGACGATCTGGGCGATGCCGAAGTCGCTGATGGAGAAGAACCGCGACGAGCTGCTCCGCTTCACCGACTTCGCCCCCGAGGATGTCGTCATCCTCGAGAGCGACTTCGAGCCGCTGAAGAAGAGCTGGACCGGCCCGACCTTCTGGCGGACCAAGACGATCCGGACGCCGCGCGTTCGCATCCTCGATCACGACCTCGCCATCGTCGGCCCGCCGACGACGGCGCACGAGATCAAGACCCACCGCCCCGATGACGACATCGTCGAGGTCAATGACGACGGCCAGATGCGGCCGCTCGGCAGCAAGGCGCCGTTCGCGGCGAACGATCTGCCCGGCATCCGCGTCAAGGTGCTGGCCGGTCCCGACGGCAAGCCGATGTTCGACGAGGTCAAGGTCGAAGAGGAAGCGGCGGACCTTATCAAGTCGCCGAAGATCAAGGTCGCGCCGCGCAAATATAAGCACGTCGACGATCCGAAGGTGTTCATCTGCACCTTCGCCTTCCTCCGCAACAATTACGAGCGGCTGCTGAAGGTCTGGCCGACGATTGGCGGCTTCGGGATCGACGAGCTCCACATGGGCTATTCGACGCCGGGTTCCGAGCAGACGACCAGCTTCTACCATGTCGCCAACCACTGCCAGGGATTGCTCGGCATGACCGGCACCCTGATCGACGGCCGGCTCGACAGCGCCTTCCCCGTTATCCACGCGATCGAGCCGCGCTACTATGGTGGCCTGCCCGGGTTCCACCATGAGCACGCCGCGTGGATCAACGACTTCGGCAAGGTCGAGACGTGGAAGAACGAGGAAAAGCTCAAGGGCATCCTCGGCCGCCACGCCGTCAGGCACGACTTCGAAGAGGTCTACGGCAAGGAACCGGTCTACTTCACGCCGATCGAAGAGACCACGCTCGACATGTTCCCCGAGCAGCAGGCGGCCTACGACGAGTTCCACGAGCAGGCGATGCTCGAGCTCGAAGACGGCCGCATCCTCGACGGCTCGCTGCCGGGCGTCGCGGTGATCCGCGCGACGCAGATCATGGCCCACCCCGAAACTATGGGGCTGGCCAAGGGCGAGGTGACCGCGAAGGACCGGCGCCTGATGGAATACGCCGTTGAGGGCCGGCCGCTGCTGGTCTTCTCCGCGGCGCAGGCCGAGCAGGAACGCTGCGTCGTCCGGTTGCAGGAGTGCGGCCTCAAGGTCGGGCTCATCAACGCCAACGTCTCCACCGCCATGCGCGGTGCGATTGATCGGGATTTCCGCAACGGAAAGCTCGACGCCATCGTCGGCTCCGGTCCCACTGTGGCCGTGGGCTATAATTGGGAGCGCGCTGACCACGTCGTCGGCGTCTCCTGGGACTACAAGGACGTGAACTTCGTCCAAGCATACCGCCGCGCCAGCCGCGGGTCGCGCACGACTATCCTGCGCGTCTCGTCGCTGGTTTATCGCAACTCCATCGACTTCCGGAAGCTCGACATCCTGTCGAGCAAGTCGCAGCTCGCGGCCCGCGTCGATGATACCCGTAAGGTGCTCCAATTCTGGTAG